One Faecalispora anaeroviscerum genomic window carries:
- a CDS encoding carboxyl transferase domain-containing protein, whose amino-acid sequence MSVVGNKELLQSARDAAESKKVYQRISLLVDEGSFQELDAYAKSADHSAEVVTGFGYVGGLPVYVFAQDSEVDGGAMSKSQAYKIRKLYDLALKTGTPVVGIYDSVGGHLKEGAELLAAYGEILLKSNNLSGVVPQISVVLGPCVGTSALIAACADFVVMAENATFTVETGDEDGSAKAAAKLGLAHWVEKTEEEALDRARQVLCRLPSNNLALAPEADTLGVCSNSELQEGAKVTDIISAVVDDGSFMEFCPEYGTSAITGLALINGTSVGMIAYRDVVGSYCCSKAARFVRFCDAFSLPLITIVDADKFASLREAAKLSAAYSEATTVKITVISGQAVGAFYIATAGRGANADVTMAWTSAVVSPISPSAAALFQSGDQLAGSENPIEQRKQLIEDYKTTQASPFAAAADGYVEDIILPEETRQKLVSNLEMLAGKRVSTLPKKHSNIPM is encoded by the coding sequence ATGAGTGTTGTCGGCAATAAAGAATTGCTACAAAGCGCTCGCGATGCTGCTGAGAGTAAAAAAGTGTATCAGCGTATTTCCCTCTTGGTAGACGAAGGCTCCTTTCAGGAATTGGATGCTTATGCAAAATCTGCTGACCATTCGGCAGAAGTTGTAACCGGCTTCGGGTATGTCGGCGGGTTACCGGTCTATGTTTTTGCACAGGACAGCGAAGTCGACGGGGGAGCAATGTCCAAATCGCAGGCGTATAAGATTCGCAAGCTGTATGATCTGGCGTTGAAAACCGGAACACCGGTTGTGGGAATCTATGATTCTGTGGGCGGACATCTGAAAGAAGGGGCCGAGCTGCTCGCGGCGTATGGAGAAATTTTGCTGAAAAGCAATAATTTGTCCGGTGTGGTTCCTCAAATTTCTGTTGTACTCGGTCCCTGTGTAGGCACCTCTGCTCTGATTGCAGCCTGCGCCGACTTTGTTGTTATGGCGGAAAATGCAACTTTCACTGTGGAAACAGGCGATGAGGACGGCTCCGCAAAAGCGGCGGCCAAACTGGGACTGGCCCATTGGGTAGAGAAAACCGAAGAAGAGGCTCTGGACAGAGCACGTCAGGTGCTTTGCCGCCTGCCTTCGAATAACCTGGCTTTGGCTCCGGAGGCCGACACTCTCGGTGTTTGCAGCAATTCCGAGCTGCAGGAGGGTGCAAAGGTAACAGACATTATTTCTGCGGTTGTGGATGACGGCAGTTTCATGGAGTTCTGCCCCGAATATGGCACCTCCGCTATTACTGGTCTAGCACTGATTAACGGGACTTCCGTCGGAATGATCGCTTACCGCGATGTGGTCGGTTCCTACTGCTGCTCGAAGGCCGCCCGGTTCGTTCGCTTCTGTGACGCGTTTTCTCTGCCACTGATTACGATTGTGGACGCTGATAAGTTTGCGTCTCTGCGCGAGGCTGCAAAGCTCTCCGCCGCGTATTCCGAGGCTACTACCGTTAAGATCACCGTGATTTCCGGCCAAGCTGTGGGTGCATTCTATATTGCTACCGCAGGCCGTGGAGCCAACGCGGATGTAACAATGGCATGGACCAGCGCGGTGGTATCTCCCATTTCGCCTTCCGCGGCCGCTCTGTTCCAGTCCGGCGATCAGCTGGCTGGCTCAGAAAATCCCATCGAGCAGCGCAAACAGCTGATTGAAGATTATAAAACGACTCAGGCGTCGCCGTTTGCGGCAGCGGCTGACGGTTATGTGGAAGATATTATTCTTCCGGAAGAAACCCGCCAAAAGCTGGTTTCTAACTTGGAGATGCTGGCCGGCAAGCGTGTTTCCACCCTGCCGAAAAAGCACAGCAATATTCCGATGTAA
- the remA gene encoding extracellular matrix/biofilm regulator RemA yields MKLINIGFGNMVSANRLVAIVSPESAPIKRIIQDAKERGTLIDATYGRRTRAVIVTDSDHVILSAVQPETVANRLNDRDEDIADEELDEDD; encoded by the coding sequence ATGAAACTAATTAACATTGGTTTTGGCAATATGGTGTCCGCCAATCGTCTGGTGGCAATTGTCAGCCCGGAATCCGCACCGATCAAGCGCATTATACAGGATGCTAAGGAGCGCGGCACTTTGATTGACGCAACCTATGGCAGACGTACCCGTGCGGTGATCGTCACAGACAGCGATCATGTGATTCTGTCTGCTGTTCAGCCCGAAACGGTTGCCAACCGACTGAATGATCGGGATGAAGATATCGCGGATGAGGAGCTGGATGAGGATGACTAA
- the rpmB gene encoding 50S ribosomal protein L28, giving the protein MAKCEVCGKDIAFGIKVSHSHRRANRTWKPNVKRVKAVVNGSPKRIYACTRCLRSNKVTRAV; this is encoded by the coding sequence ATGGCGAAGTGTGAGGTTTGTGGCAAGGATATTGCTTTCGGTATAAAAGTTTCTCATTCTCACAGACGTGCGAACAGAACTTGGAAGCCCAATGTAAAACGCGTAAAGGCAGTTGTTAACGGCAGTCCGAAGCGGATTTACGCCTGCACCCGTTGTTTACGTTCCAACAAAGTGACCCGCGCAGTTTGA
- a CDS encoding pseudouridine synthase translates to MAKDVRLQKMLADSGIASRRKAEEMIAAGAVRVNGMVAKIGDKVDVHKDKVTVHGRNVAKRTKNVYIMLHKPRGFITTMSDEMERKCVAELVSEIPERVYPVGRLDRESEGLLLMTNDGAFANAMTHPSKHVSKTYRVTVRPGVTEDQLTQIAVGIVIDGQKTAPANVHIISQEPGRVVLEVVLYEGRNREIRKMCEALGLDVARLKRISVGPVRMGMLQPGQWRNLTGEEVKRLMAAAKGDKEPEPEPEPEKTKTAARPAVRRKPKFSPKK, encoded by the coding sequence ATGGCAAAAGACGTTAGACTGCAAAAAATGCTCGCTGACAGCGGCATCGCATCCCGCCGAAAAGCGGAGGAAATGATTGCCGCAGGTGCCGTACGTGTGAACGGCATGGTGGCGAAGATTGGCGACAAGGTGGACGTACACAAGGATAAAGTGACGGTTCACGGGAGAAATGTTGCAAAGCGCACTAAAAATGTATATATTATGCTGCATAAGCCCCGCGGATTTATTACAACTATGAGTGATGAAATGGAGCGCAAATGCGTGGCGGAGCTCGTCAGCGAGATTCCGGAACGGGTTTATCCCGTAGGGAGGCTTGACAGAGAATCGGAGGGCCTGCTTCTGATGACAAACGACGGCGCGTTTGCGAATGCGATGACGCACCCGTCGAAACATGTATCGAAAACATATCGTGTTACCGTACGCCCCGGCGTAACGGAGGATCAGCTCACGCAGATCGCCGTTGGAATTGTGATTGACGGCCAGAAAACTGCGCCGGCCAATGTGCATATTATTTCTCAGGAGCCGGGCAGAGTCGTACTGGAAGTCGTATTGTACGAGGGCCGCAACCGCGAAATTCGAAAGATGTGCGAAGCTCTGGGACTGGATGTAGCCAGACTGAAGCGCATCTCTGTCGGCCCCGTTCGCATGGGTATGCTTCAGCCCGGCCAGTGGCGGAATTTGACCGGGGAAGAGGTCAAACGACTAATGGCTGCAGCAAAAGGGGACAAGGAACCCGAGCCGGAGCCCGAGCCAGAGAAGACTAAAACCGCCGCCAGGCCCGCAGTACGCCGCAAGCCAAAATTTTCTCCTAAAAAATAA
- a CDS encoding DUF2953 domain-containing protein: MTWVWILLGILGLLALLLAARVKIRFSFGMEDGFSGEARYLFFRYRFPTEEKPESEAEKKKKEEKKTGKPDKKQSIRDIIKEKGFAGFLKFLSELASIAAGAAKRLLLHFVLKEMKIHVTIGAEDAATTAVLYGTIGGVIYPAASTLVTAFRCRHYDVRITPNFNGEELSAQMFLDGSVRLVFLITVGLYALLRYVKMILRQKREEGRQAAMTGEAVGKS, translated from the coding sequence ATGACCTGGGTTTGGATTTTACTGGGCATTCTCGGCCTGTTGGCGCTGCTGCTGGCAGCTCGGGTAAAAATCCGTTTCTCCTTTGGCATGGAGGATGGATTTTCCGGAGAGGCGCGGTACCTGTTCTTCCGTTATCGCTTCCCCACAGAGGAAAAGCCAGAGAGCGAAGCTGAAAAAAAGAAAAAAGAAGAGAAAAAAACCGGCAAGCCAGACAAAAAGCAGTCTATTCGGGATATAATAAAAGAAAAGGGGTTCGCGGGATTTCTGAAATTCCTTTCTGAGCTTGCTTCCATCGCCGCGGGCGCGGCAAAACGACTGCTGTTGCACTTTGTTTTGAAGGAAATGAAGATACACGTTACCATCGGGGCGGAGGATGCGGCCACAACGGCTGTGTTGTACGGCACGATTGGCGGAGTGATTTATCCTGCGGCCAGCACGCTGGTAACGGCATTTCGATGCAGGCACTACGATGTGCGGATAACGCCAAATTTTAACGGAGAGGAACTCTCCGCGCAGATGTTTCTGGACGGAAGCGTCCGCTTGGTGTTTCTGATCACGGTTGGCTTGTACGCACTCTTGCGGTACGTTAAAATGATCCTTCGGCAAAAACGAGAAGAAGGCCGGCAGGCTGCAATGACCGGAGAAGCTGTGGGAAAATCATAA
- a CDS encoding D-alanyl-D-alanine carboxypeptidase family protein produces the protein MSLLKRVFAALIAAVLTIPLFSAVSAQTQEQTSTPEVSARAAVLIDADSGKILFAKQESLQLPMASTTKIMTALLALEQAEVKDPVVTVTDEMVRVEGSSMGLMPGNKLHLSDLAVGMLMVSGNDAANTAAIAMAGSAAKFAELMNARAQEIGMKNTHFVTPSGLDSAMHYSTAYDMALLGAEALNNSRFAGIVSQKQMTVKFINPEQTISYGNHNRLLSLYPDSIGIKTGFTKKAGRCLVSAAQRDGVRLVAVTLNAPNDWDDHSKLFNYGFAKLHSFTPDTAALRYTLPVVGGTAETVSIVPGTADSISLTDDEIARMKQQVELPRFVYAPIREGEMLGTVSYLLDGKVILEVPLLAEQVVECPQPQKTRMEKIWDRIKSIFQ, from the coding sequence ATGAGTTTGTTAAAGAGAGTTTTTGCGGCGCTGATCGCGGCAGTTTTAACGATACCTCTTTTTTCTGCGGTATCTGCACAGACACAGGAGCAAACCAGTACGCCGGAGGTTTCCGCCAGAGCGGCGGTATTGATCGATGCGGACAGTGGCAAGATTTTGTTTGCCAAACAGGAATCTCTGCAGCTGCCCATGGCCAGCACAACGAAAATAATGACGGCGCTGCTCGCGCTGGAGCAGGCAGAGGTGAAAGACCCGGTTGTGACCGTTACGGATGAGATGGTTCGGGTGGAAGGTTCCTCCATGGGGCTGATGCCCGGGAACAAGCTTCATCTGAGCGATCTTGCTGTGGGCATGCTGATGGTTTCGGGCAACGATGCCGCCAATACCGCGGCAATAGCCATGGCCGGTAGCGCTGCCAAATTTGCAGAGCTGATGAATGCCCGTGCGCAGGAAATCGGCATGAAGAACACGCACTTCGTTACCCCCTCCGGTCTTGATTCGGCTATGCACTATTCCACTGCGTACGACATGGCGCTTTTGGGTGCCGAGGCTTTAAATAACAGCCGGTTCGCCGGCATCGTGTCGCAAAAGCAAATGACCGTAAAATTCATCAACCCGGAGCAGACGATCAGCTACGGAAACCATAACCGCCTGCTTAGTCTGTATCCGGACAGCATCGGTATTAAAACCGGCTTTACCAAAAAGGCGGGGCGGTGTTTGGTCAGCGCAGCTCAGCGGGATGGCGTCCGCCTTGTGGCCGTTACCCTCAATGCGCCGAATGACTGGGACGATCACAGTAAGCTCTTTAACTATGGTTTTGCTAAGCTGCATTCGTTTACTCCGGATACTGCCGCCTTGCGTTATACCCTTCCCGTCGTCGGCGGTACGGCCGAGACTGTTTCGATTGTTCCGGGTACAGCAGACAGCATTTCGCTAACGGATGACGAGATCGCTCGAATGAAGCAGCAGGTGGAGCTGCCGCGTTTTGTTTATGCACCCATCCGGGAAGGCGAAATGCTAGGCACGGTCAGCTATTTGCTGGACGGGAAGGTCATACTTGAGGTTCCGCTTTTGGCGGAGCAGGTGGTAGAGTGCCCGCAGCCGCAAAAAACACGAATGGAAAAAATATGGGACAGAATTAAATCGATTTTTCAATAA
- a CDS encoding biotin/lipoyl-containing protein, protein MKNLKITVNGVAYNVQVEETNAAAPAVPVAAPAPVAAPAPVAVAPAPAPVAAPAPAPAAPKAAKPAAGANSLSAPMPGTILNIAVSAGDSVKKGQVLLILEAMKMENEIMAPQDGVIAGVHVSKGDAVNPGDALVSFQ, encoded by the coding sequence ATGAAAAATCTCAAAATCACCGTAAACGGTGTCGCTTATAACGTGCAGGTAGAAGAAACCAACGCTGCGGCTCCGGCTGTACCTGTAGCTGCTCCGGCTCCTGTTGCTGCCCCCGCTCCCGTGGCAGTTGCACCGGCCCCGGCCCCTGTTGCTGCCCCTGCTCCGGCTCCTGCTGCTCCTAAGGCGGCAAAGCCGGCGGCCGGCGCAAACTCCCTAAGCGCTCCTATGCCCGGTACAATTCTGAACATTGCTGTTTCTGCCGGTGATTCCGTCAAAAAAGGGCAGGTTCTGCTGATTCTCGAGGCCATGAAGATGGAAAACGAGATCATGGCTCCGCAGGACGGCGTGATTGCCGGTGTTCATGTATCGAAGGGTGACGCCGTGAATCCCGGCGACGCTCTCGTATCCTTCCAGTAA
- the scpB gene encoding SMC-Scp complex subunit ScpB: MEIKKLQGAIEAILFSSGDAVPLERIAEALELDRATAGRLMKSVMDSFNQSARGIRIVQLENQYQMCSADEYGETVRRTLDLRRNAPLSQAAMEVLAVIAYQQPITKAFVEQVRGVDSSGVISNLCEKGLVEERGRLDLPGRPLLYGTTSNFLRCFNLSSLHDLPPLPQSNREESDEEEEDILEKTL; this comes from the coding sequence ATGGAAATAAAAAAATTGCAGGGTGCGATCGAAGCCATCCTGTTTTCCAGCGGGGATGCTGTTCCGCTGGAGCGAATTGCGGAAGCATTAGAACTGGATCGAGCCACGGCGGGGAGGCTCATGAAAAGCGTGATGGATTCCTTTAACCAGTCCGCCAGAGGAATCCGGATCGTACAGTTAGAAAATCAGTATCAAATGTGCAGCGCTGATGAATACGGTGAAACGGTACGGCGCACACTGGACTTAAGAAGGAATGCTCCTCTTTCACAGGCGGCGATGGAGGTTTTGGCGGTAATTGCTTACCAACAGCCGATAACCAAGGCCTTTGTGGAGCAGGTGCGCGGAGTGGACAGCTCAGGGGTGATCTCTAACCTGTGTGAAAAAGGGCTTGTGGAGGAACGGGGCCGGCTTGATTTGCCGGGTCGCCCGTTGCTGTATGGAACAACCTCTAATTTTCTTCGCTGCTTTAATCTTTCCTCCCTGCACGATCTGCCCCCGTTGCCTCAGAGCAACCGGGAGGAATCGGATGAGGAGGAAGAGGATATTTTGGAGAAAACACTTTAG
- the plsY gene encoding glycerol-3-phosphate 1-O-acyltransferase PlsY: MENLQNIILAIVLTALVAYLLGSVNSSILITRMFGQKTDIRKMGSGNAGATNVLRSVGRLPAALTFLFDFLKCVLAVLAGRAIFSYFFQIPGISPVVIEQTGAYIAGIVCILGHIFPLYFGFRGGKGVVTSIAMIMIIDWRVSIIVWAAFFIAVFCSKMVSLGSICGAATYPFATFFLTFFYDYRSSATVPLSYVVIATISSFIIGCIIIIKHRGNIKRILDGTEKKVSLRSHKSPPQ; the protein is encoded by the coding sequence TTGGAGAATCTACAAAACATCATTCTGGCAATCGTTCTGACCGCTTTGGTTGCGTATTTGCTGGGCAGCGTCAATTCTTCCATTCTGATTACCCGAATGTTCGGCCAAAAGACGGATATTCGCAAGATGGGCAGCGGAAATGCTGGTGCAACAAACGTGCTGCGTTCTGTCGGCAGACTGCCGGCGGCTCTAACCTTTCTCTTTGACTTTTTAAAGTGTGTTCTGGCCGTTCTGGCTGGCCGGGCTATTTTCAGCTATTTTTTTCAAATCCCCGGCATTTCTCCCGTGGTCATTGAGCAGACAGGCGCCTATATTGCCGGTATCGTGTGTATTTTGGGCCATATTTTCCCCTTGTACTTCGGCTTCCGGGGCGGCAAGGGAGTGGTGACCTCCATCGCGATGATCATGATCATCGACTGGCGCGTTTCCATTATTGTTTGGGCTGCTTTTTTCATTGCGGTATTCTGTTCTAAAATGGTTTCACTGGGCTCGATCTGCGGCGCGGCTACCTACCCGTTCGCCACCTTCTTCCTGACCTTTTTTTACGATTACCGTTCCAGCGCTACGGTGCCGCTCTCTTACGTTGTGATTGCCACGATTTCTTCCTTTATCATCGGGTGCATTATCATCATCAAGCACCGGGGGAATATCAAACGGATTCTGGATGGAACGGAAAAGAAAGTCAGTCTGCGTTCCCATAAGTCCCCACCGCAGTAA
- the ytfJ gene encoding GerW family sporulation protein yields MSEHPIEGMMDTTLEKIKQMVDVNSIIGDPITSPDGTIIIPVSKISYGFGSGGSDLPVKTAGEKNMFGGGAAAGITIQPVAFLTISGGNVRMMQVDPYHGSVDRVIGMVPEVFDKVNDMIGQKKAKKSASSTESGKMDDPQI; encoded by the coding sequence ATGAGTGAACATCCAATTGAAGGCATGATGGATACGACCCTGGAGAAGATCAAGCAGATGGTGGACGTCAATTCCATTATTGGCGACCCCATAACGTCTCCGGACGGAACAATCATTATTCCGGTTTCGAAAATCTCTTACGGCTTTGGTTCCGGCGGTTCCGATCTGCCGGTAAAGACCGCCGGGGAGAAGAATATGTTCGGCGGCGGAGCTGCGGCGGGAATCACCATTCAGCCGGTAGCGTTTCTGACTATCAGCGGCGGTAATGTGCGAATGATGCAGGTCGACCCGTACCACGGCTCTGTGGATCGCGTGATCGGCATGGTACCCGAAGTGTTTGACAAGGTCAACGACATGATCGGGCAGAAGAAAGCAAAAAAATCCGCTTCCTCCACCGAATCCGGCAAGATGGACGACCCTCAAATCTAA
- a CDS encoding segregation and condensation protein A — protein MEKLSYHLDVFNGPLDLLLALISKNKVEICEISISELLDQYLEQIGRMQEQQMEVSSEFLEMAARLVYLKTVSLLPKNEEAEELRRELTGQLMEYQEWKRTAQALAGFFSWDSFIRPPAPLPPERAYSRSHSPDELLAAYLSAAGRGKRFLPPPAESFDGIVTRKPVSVASRIIFVLRRLWKQTRMPFHDLLWESRQKSDLVATFLAVLELVKNHRVRVDGEDGGTTITLLTGGADRWK, from the coding sequence ATGGAAAAGCTGTCATATCATCTGGATGTGTTTAACGGTCCCCTCGATCTGCTTTTGGCGTTGATTTCCAAAAACAAGGTGGAGATCTGCGAAATCTCGATTTCAGAGCTGCTCGACCAGTATCTGGAGCAGATTGGGAGAATGCAGGAGCAGCAGATGGAGGTTTCCAGCGAGTTTCTGGAGATGGCCGCACGTCTAGTATATTTAAAAACCGTTTCGCTTCTTCCCAAGAATGAAGAAGCGGAGGAACTGCGCCGAGAGCTAACCGGGCAGCTGATGGAATATCAAGAGTGGAAGCGCACGGCGCAGGCCCTAGCCGGGTTCTTTTCGTGGGACTCGTTCATTCGGCCGCCGGCGCCCTTGCCGCCGGAACGGGCGTACAGCCGTTCCCACAGCCCGGACGAGCTGCTTGCGGCATATCTCAGTGCGGCGGGAAGGGGAAAACGCTTTTTGCCCCCGCCGGCGGAATCCTTTGACGGTATTGTAACCCGCAAGCCCGTTTCGGTCGCTTCGCGGATTATCTTTGTGCTCCGCCGCTTGTGGAAGCAAACGCGGATGCCGTTTCATGATCTTTTGTGGGAAAGCCGGCAGAAATCAGATCTGGTAGCGACGTTTCTGGCGGTGCTGGAGCTAGTGAAAAATCACCGCGTCCGTGTAGACGGAGAGGACGGCGGAACAACGATTACTCTGTTGACTGGCGGTGCTGATCGATGGAAATAA
- a CDS encoding oxaloacetate decarboxylase subunit alpha, with protein sequence MAKKIGITETVLRDAHQSLIATRMSTEEMLPILPQLDEVGFHSLECWGGATFDACLRFLNEDPWDRLRTIRRLCPKTKLQMLFRGQNMLGYRHYADDVVDYFVQRSVANGIDVIRIFDALNDLRNLERAIKAAKKEGAHAQVGISYTTGPVFTNEYYIDYAKRIQEAGADSICIKDMAALLTPYRTEELVGALKSAVDLPIQLHTHYTSGLASMCIMKGVEAGVDLVDTAMSPLALGTSHAPTESIVAAFEGTEYDTGLDLVLLNEIREYFMTLREKYINNGLLDPQLLATNTKALHYQVPGGMLSNLLSQLKQAGKADQLEEVLQEVPRVRQDSGYPPLVTPTSQIVGSQAVFNVITGERYKMCTKEFKDMVAGKYGKTPVEIDPAFQKKIIGNETPITCRPADLLSPELETLRKEAAQWTEQEEDVLSYAQFPKVAEDFFRKRRDAKYGINSKLGNEEKQVHPV encoded by the coding sequence ATGGCTAAAAAAATAGGAATTACCGAAACCGTTCTGCGCGATGCGCATCAGTCCTTGATTGCTACCAGAATGTCAACAGAAGAAATGCTCCCGATCCTACCGCAGCTGGATGAAGTGGGCTTTCATTCTCTGGAGTGCTGGGGTGGCGCCACGTTCGACGCCTGCCTGCGCTTTCTGAATGAAGACCCCTGGGACAGACTGCGCACCATCCGCCGTCTTTGCCCCAAAACCAAACTGCAAATGCTGTTCCGCGGCCAGAACATGCTTGGCTACCGCCATTATGCAGATGATGTTGTCGATTATTTCGTACAGCGCAGCGTCGCAAACGGTATCGATGTCATCCGTATTTTTGACGCGCTGAACGACTTGCGCAACCTTGAGCGAGCCATCAAGGCCGCCAAGAAAGAGGGCGCACACGCTCAGGTTGGTATTTCTTACACGACCGGACCCGTCTTCACGAATGAGTATTATATCGACTATGCCAAACGGATTCAAGAAGCCGGTGCAGATTCGATCTGCATTAAGGATATGGCTGCTCTGCTGACTCCGTATCGTACAGAAGAGCTTGTGGGGGCGCTCAAATCCGCTGTGGATCTGCCGATTCAGCTGCATACCCACTACACTTCCGGCCTTGCCTCCATGTGCATAATGAAGGGTGTGGAAGCCGGCGTGGATTTGGTAGATACTGCGATGTCGCCGTTGGCTCTGGGTACCTCTCACGCGCCGACAGAATCGATTGTCGCTGCATTTGAAGGTACTGAGTACGATACCGGCCTGGATCTGGTTCTTCTCAACGAAATTCGCGAGTATTTCATGACTCTGCGTGAGAAGTATATCAACAATGGCCTGTTGGATCCCCAGCTGCTGGCGACCAACACAAAGGCGCTGCATTATCAAGTACCCGGTGGCATGCTGTCAAACCTGCTCTCTCAGCTCAAGCAGGCCGGCAAGGCCGACCAGCTGGAAGAGGTGCTGCAGGAGGTTCCGCGTGTCCGTCAGGATTCCGGTTATCCGCCTCTGGTAACGCCTACCTCTCAGATCGTCGGTTCACAGGCTGTGTTCAACGTCATCACCGGCGAGCGGTATAAGATGTGTACAAAGGAATTTAAGGATATGGTAGCCGGCAAGTATGGCAAGACTCCGGTTGAGATTGATCCTGCATTCCAGAAAAAGATTATCGGCAACGAAACGCCGATTACCTGCCGTCCGGCGGATCTGCTTTCTCCTGAGCTGGAAACCCTGCGCAAGGAAGCGGCTCAGTGGACAGAGCAGGAAGAGGACGTTTTGTCCTATGCACAGTTCCCGAAGGTGGCCGAAGATTTCTTCCGTAAGCGCCGCGATGCCAAATACGGCATTAACAGCAAGCTTGGGAACGAAGAGAAGCAGGTTCACCCTGTTTGA
- a CDS encoding site-2 protease family protein: MLYQVIQSIFKGYQIDMTSVIMQILAVLVIIFCVLPIHEFAHGWMAKKLGDNTAAYQGRLTINPLASIDPLGALAILLFGFGWAKPVPVDPRNFKNPKRDMAITALAGPVSNIVAALVGAILLNVAYLFIGSIPHAIMIGIAVFFQYYVAINVMLAVFNLIPLPPLDGSRILGAFLSDRAMYRYYQNQQMIMLALFVLLFLGVLDLPLSLMQMWVQSGVEWLAALPFRLFGAF; encoded by the coding sequence ATGCTTTATCAAGTAATTCAATCCATTTTCAAAGGGTACCAAATTGATATGACCAGCGTCATCATGCAGATTTTGGCTGTTCTGGTCATCATTTTTTGCGTTTTGCCTATCCATGAGTTCGCTCACGGCTGGATGGCAAAAAAGCTGGGCGACAATACGGCGGCATATCAGGGCCGCCTGACGATCAATCCGCTGGCCAGTATCGATCCGCTCGGAGCGCTTGCAATTCTGCTGTTCGGCTTCGGTTGGGCCAAGCCTGTTCCAGTAGACCCTCGCAATTTTAAAAATCCGAAGCGCGATATGGCGATCACTGCTCTGGCAGGTCCGGTTTCCAATATTGTGGCCGCGCTGGTGGGCGCGATCCTTCTGAATGTTGCTTACCTGTTTATTGGGAGCATCCCGCATGCGATTATGATCGGAATTGCGGTGTTTTTTCAGTATTATGTTGCCATCAATGTCATGCTGGCGGTATTTAACCTGATTCCCCTGCCGCCGCTCGACGGCTCTAGAATCCTGGGAGCCTTTTTATCGGACCGCGCGATGTATCGGTATTATCAGAATCAGCAGATGATTATGCTGGCGCTGTTTGTGCTGTTGTTCCTTGGTGTTCTGGATCTTCCGCTGAGCCTGATGCAGATGTGGGTGCAGTCAGGTGTAGAATGGCTCGCAGCCCTTCCGTTCCGCCTATTCGGCGCATTTTAA
- a CDS encoding YicC/YloC family endoribonuclease, with protein MIKSMTGYGRAEGTLDGRYIIVEIKSVNHRYFEFNSKITRGYSFLDEKLKALLQQGISRGKVDVFVSVETLEDADAQVLVNHSMAAGYLNALVELRDKYALRDDITVMGLARYSDIFTVHRTPEDEDQIWEIVSQVTKQALEQLLQMREREGTRLKEDILARAQTILSLVQAVEERSPVTVQEYQQKLLARLQDVLHESNIDEQRMLTEAAIFADKIAVAEETVRLRSHFDQMNLMLESSEAIGRKLDFLVQEMNRETNTIGSKASDSQIAYMVVNMKAEIEKIREQIQNIE; from the coding sequence ATGATAAAAAGTATGACGGGGTATGGCCGCGCAGAAGGAACCCTGGATGGGCGATATATCATAGTAGAAATCAAATCGGTCAATCATCGGTATTTCGAGTTTAACTCAAAAATCACTCGGGGCTATTCCTTTCTGGATGAAAAGCTGAAGGCGCTGCTGCAGCAGGGAATCTCCCGCGGCAAGGTGGATGTTTTCGTTTCAGTTGAAACGCTGGAGGACGCCGATGCACAGGTTCTTGTGAACCATTCGATGGCTGCGGGCTATTTGAATGCGCTGGTAGAGCTGCGCGACAAGTATGCTTTAAGGGATGATATCACTGTGATGGGTTTGGCCCGGTACAGTGATATCTTTACCGTTCACCGCACGCCGGAAGATGAGGATCAGATCTGGGAGATCGTTTCTCAGGTGACCAAACAGGCTTTAGAGCAGCTGCTCCAAATGAGAGAACGGGAAGGAACCCGTCTAAAGGAGGACATCCTGGCCCGCGCCCAAACGATTTTGTCTTTGGTACAGGCGGTGGAAGAGCGTTCCCCTGTTACCGTACAGGAATACCAGCAAAAGCTGCTGGCCCGCCTGCAGGATGTTCTGCACGAAAGCAATATTGATGAGCAGCGCATGTTGACGGAAGCCGCTATTTTCGCCGACAAAATTGCTGTGGCGGAAGAAACCGTGCGCCTGCGCAGCCATTTTGACCAGATGAACCTGATGCTGGAATCCTCTGAGGCCATTGGCAGAAAACTGGATTTTCTGGTTCAGGAAATGAATCGCGAAACAAATACCATCGGTTCCAAGGCGTCTGATTCTCAGATCGCTTATATGGTGGTAAATATGAAAGCTGAAATTGAAAAGATCAGAGAACAGATTCAGAATATTGAATAG